In Candidatus Defluviibacterium haderslevense, the following are encoded in one genomic region:
- the rpiB gene encoding ribose 5-phosphate isomerase B, giving the protein MHSTHKKLNGSISIGSDHAGYEYKTIIVSYLREHGYDVVDHGCHNIHSVDYPDFIHPVGKDIDDQRSMFGVVICGSGNGAAIVANKHLGVRCALCWNVELAQLSRQHNDANVISIPARFVTPEMAIEMIHAFLTSSFEGGRHQRRVEKINL; this is encoded by the coding sequence ATGCACTCGACACATAAAAAATTGAATGGAAGTATATCCATTGGATCAGATCATGCAGGATACGAATATAAAACGATTATTGTAAGCTACTTACGTGAACACGGTTATGATGTTGTAGATCATGGTTGTCATAATATTCATTCTGTAGATTATCCAGATTTTATTCATCCCGTTGGTAAGGATATTGATGACCAAAGATCCATGTTTGGTGTGGTTATTTGCGGAAGTGGAAATGGTGCAGCAATCGTTGCAAATAAACATTTAGGTGTTAGGTGTGCGTTGTGTTGGAATGTTGAATTGGCCCAATTATCAAGACAACATAATGATGCTAATGTAATTAGTATTCCGGCAAGATTTGTAACACCAGAAATGGCCATTGAAATGATTCATGCCTTTTTAACTAGTTCATTTGAAGGGGGTAGACATCAACGTCGTGTTGAAAAAATAAATTTGTAA
- a CDS encoding DUF2723 domain-containing protein, translated as MKNKVNVTGWLVFLITFIVYYFSVERTGSLWDCGEFVLGAYKLQVVHPPGAPLFLLVGRMFAWIATVFSSEPSNIAFAVNLMSGICSAFAAMFVCWITIIFGKIAIYGRDNEEVASHDISILGAGLVAGLATAFCSSIWFSAVEGEVYSMSTMFTCLTLWAAVKWHYLPDKPSNDSWLIFSFYAAGLSIGVHLLSLLAFPTMAVLYYHKKYKNHTFLGFCIAALIGVISIVLFQGIVISGIPQLWSMYEMFCVNTLGLPFHSGLIPTLITLFALFYFGFKYTRNRGLDLAHKLVFTCMLLAISYSTVGVVILRAMANPPINMNAPDDVVRLLPYLNREQYGDRSLLKGPHFDAKPIDTKSTDRYGRVGNEYKIVDRKFDYVFAKKDQILLPRIGSNDQGRVQLHRMWMDYLIGRKEGTPTEEYNLKFLMTYQFGWMYWRYFFWNFVGKENGEQGYYPWDKKDGHWLSGISSIDSKRLYNQDQLPRVIKTDHSRNRYFFLPLIFGILGTIFHLRKSKQDFMALGFLWLITGLGLCFFTNSPPNEPRERDYILAGSMFTFCIWIGMGVLFLVDLFKSRLKLSSSVSGIIATLIVLSAPIIMGFQNFDDHSRNGITAARDYAINILESCQPNAIIFTYGDNDTYPVWYAQEVENIRRDVRVINLSLIAVDWYIDAQRRKINESPAIKMSIPSDKLRGSLRNQVFYYNPAGDNADVDMTASQFLKFIGEDHKISAGSGRDFETYMPTRKVSIEFNQHRAIEMGLVKPDDTTFVSRVPVVLNGNYITKDDIAVLDIINSNINDRPVYFSVTCQGEKLMGLDDYVSVEGLALRIVPTKTASEKNMYIYGSGKMDIEKSYDAIMNKYRWGNFDKKELFVDHSYAPSIQGLRMTMMRLCAGLEAQGDKERAGNVAAKFFESFPNMNFQYDVRVMPFIQTLMAAGRKDEAKKHLKILAIETEDMMNFYNSLSPEDLASSFASDKNYTASAVREILQRSKELQDPEFEKEMQTLLSKFQSTPVNN; from the coding sequence TGCAACAGTTTTTTCTTCAGAACCTTCCAATATAGCCTTTGCAGTTAATTTAATGTCTGGTATCTGTTCTGCATTCGCAGCCATGTTCGTTTGTTGGATTACCATAATTTTTGGAAAAATAGCCATTTACGGAAGGGATAATGAAGAAGTTGCATCACATGATATTTCTATATTAGGAGCTGGTTTGGTTGCGGGATTGGCAACTGCATTTTGTTCTTCCATCTGGTTTTCAGCCGTAGAAGGTGAGGTTTATTCAATGTCCACTATGTTTACTTGTCTGACACTCTGGGCTGCGGTTAAGTGGCATTATCTACCAGATAAACCAAGCAATGACAGTTGGTTGATTTTTTCATTTTATGCTGCTGGGCTGTCTATTGGAGTCCATTTGTTAAGCTTATTGGCATTTCCTACTATGGCCGTGCTCTATTATCATAAGAAATATAAAAATCACACTTTCTTAGGTTTTTGTATTGCTGCACTTATTGGAGTAATAAGTATAGTTCTATTCCAGGGAATCGTCATTTCAGGTATTCCACAATTGTGGAGTATGTATGAAATGTTTTGTGTTAATACTTTGGGATTGCCATTCCATTCCGGCTTAATTCCTACTCTTATCACATTGTTTGCATTATTTTATTTTGGATTTAAATATACGCGAAACAGAGGCTTAGACCTTGCACATAAATTGGTTTTTACGTGTATGCTTTTAGCCATCTCATACTCCACTGTAGGTGTAGTAATTCTTAGAGCTATGGCAAATCCACCGATTAATATGAATGCACCTGATGATGTAGTTCGATTATTGCCTTATTTAAACAGGGAACAATATGGAGATCGATCCTTACTTAAAGGGCCACATTTTGATGCTAAACCCATTGATACCAAATCTACAGATCGATATGGTAGAGTTGGAAATGAGTATAAAATAGTGGATCGAAAGTTCGATTATGTATTTGCAAAAAAAGACCAAATATTATTGCCAAGGATTGGATCCAATGATCAGGGTCGTGTTCAATTACACCGTATGTGGATGGATTATTTAATTGGACGAAAAGAAGGGACTCCAACTGAAGAGTACAATCTTAAGTTTTTAATGACTTACCAATTTGGGTGGATGTATTGGCGCTATTTTTTCTGGAATTTTGTAGGAAAAGAAAATGGAGAACAAGGCTACTATCCTTGGGATAAAAAGGATGGTCATTGGTTATCCGGTATTTCCAGTATCGATAGTAAACGGCTGTACAATCAGGATCAGTTGCCTAGAGTAATTAAAACAGACCATTCGAGAAACAGGTACTTTTTCTTACCATTAATTTTTGGAATATTAGGTACCATTTTTCATTTGAGAAAGAGCAAACAAGATTTTATGGCCTTGGGCTTTCTGTGGCTTATTACCGGGTTAGGTCTTTGTTTTTTCACAAATTCGCCACCGAATGAACCCCGCGAAAGAGATTATATTTTAGCGGGATCCATGTTTACTTTTTGCATTTGGATCGGAATGGGTGTTTTGTTTCTGGTAGATCTGTTTAAAAGTAGATTGAAATTGTCAAGTTCTGTTTCTGGAATCATCGCTACATTAATAGTACTTTCTGCGCCAATAATTATGGGATTTCAAAATTTTGATGATCATTCCAGAAATGGGATTACTGCAGCCCGGGATTATGCCATCAATATTTTAGAATCATGTCAACCTAATGCCATTATTTTCACATATGGAGATAATGATACCTATCCGGTTTGGTATGCCCAGGAAGTAGAAAATATAAGAAGAGATGTGCGTGTAATCAATTTGAGCTTAATTGCTGTAGATTGGTACATAGATGCACAACGAAGAAAAATAAATGAATCCCCGGCAATTAAAATGTCCATTCCATCAGATAAATTACGTGGTTCTTTAAGAAATCAGGTGTTCTATTATAATCCTGCTGGGGATAATGCTGACGTTGATATGACGGCCTCACAATTTTTAAAATTTATAGGTGAAGACCACAAAATTTCAGCAGGTTCCGGACGTGATTTTGAAACCTATATGCCAACAAGGAAAGTTTCCATTGAATTTAATCAACATCGGGCTATTGAAATGGGATTGGTAAAACCTGATGACACTACTTTTGTTAGTCGTGTACCTGTGGTATTAAACGGAAATTATATTACGAAAGATGATATAGCGGTATTGGATATTATTAATTCAAATATAAACGATAGACCTGTATATTTTTCAGTAACCTGTCAGGGTGAAAAATTAATGGGTTTAGATGACTATGTAAGTGTCGAAGGACTTGCATTACGTATAGTTCCTACAAAAACCGCAAGTGAAAAAAATATGTATATCTATGGTTCAGGAAAAATGGATATAGAGAAATCATATGATGCTATAATGAATAAATATCGATGGGGAAATTTTGATAAAAAAGAGCTTTTTGTAGATCATTCCTATGCACCAAGTATTCAAGGTCTTAGAATGACCATGATGCGTCTTTGTGCAGGACTTGAAGCTCAAGGAGATAAAGAAAGAGCTGGAAATGTCGCGGCTAAATTTTTTGAAAGTTTTCCAAATATGAATTTTCAATATGATGTTCGAGTAATGCCTTTCATACAAACGTTAATGGCAGCAGGTAGAAAAGATGAAGCTAAAAAACATCTTAAAATTTTGGCCATTGAGACAGAAGACATGATGAATTTTTATAATTCACTTTCTCCTGAAGATTTAGCATCCAGTTTTGCTTCAGATAAAAACTATACTGCATCTGCAGTTCGGGAAATACTACAAAGATCTAAAGAATTACAGGATCCGGAATTTGAAAAAGAGATGCAAACATTACTCAGTAAATTTCAATCGACACCTGTAAATAATTAA